The following coding sequences lie in one Asterias amurensis chromosome 18, ASM3211899v1 genomic window:
- the LOC139951060 gene encoding uncharacterized protein, producing the protein MPIDTSNKPKMHEGRKSSKPLMEKRRRARINDSLGQLKTLILEATNKDSSRHSKLEKADILEMTVKYLRNMQRQHMSAAMTNDPNLLNRYRLGYSECISEVSRFLNNGSETPNVEVQTNLIGHLANCCSPQGTPAKQQQQQQQQPQQAQSPPQQQQVTYAQSQTAPQNVPAAIAAAVTQSAQQQPKLQQNPAQLQVAVPPASSAQTLPTVAVSAPYQPTNFQGGFKVESSNIARVISGIPIGVPGTLPSGEITVVLPSQALPGGQLPSHFIPVYAQSTPLLSPPASSHSDSSTPSPMSSPNSSMNSPTLMNAQTTTYQPTIIRDSPQTCYVTAPVNSAVLSPAPSPVTHHGDARGSASSPVAGNLAPMMVQAPTLVTLPAHTVYQPPHAPITENGHPQPLVHHQIPRKTVLRALNANIPAHQVSEHDSMWRPW; encoded by the exons atgcCGATAGATACTAGCAACAAACCAAAGATGCATGAAGGACGAAAG TCCTCCAAACCTCTGATGGAAAAGAGAAGACGAGCTCGCATCAATGACAGTCTTGGCCAACTTAAGACGTTGATTCTGGAAGCTACCAACAAAGAT AGTTCCCGCCATTCCAAGTTAGAAAAAGCTGACATCTTAGAGATGACTGTCAAGTATCTTCGCAACATGCAGAGGCAGCATATGTCAG CTGCCATGACCAATGATCCCAACCTGTTGAATCGCTACCGTCTCGGCTACAGTGAATGTATCAGCGAAGTCTCAAGATTCCTAAACAACGGATCAGAGACCCCTAACGTCGAAGTACAGACCAACCTGATAGGTCATCTCGCTAACTGCTGCAGTCCACAGGGTACCCCAGctaagcagcagcagcaacaacaacaacaaccacagcaGGCACAGTCTCCTCCTCAACAGCAGCAAGTCACCTACGCCCAATCACAAACTGCTCCACAGAATGTCCCAGCTGCTATTGCTGCAGCAGTGACACAGTCCGCCCAGCAGCAGCCCAAACTGCAGCAGAACCCAGCACAACTCCAGGTTGCTGTTCCTCCTGCATCATCCGCACAGACCCTACCTACTGTAGCTGTGAGTGCCCCCTACCAGCCCACCAACTTCCAGGGTGGTTTCAAAGTGGAAAGTAGTAACATTGCTCGTGTGATCTCCGGCATTCCAATCGGTGTCCCAGGCACCCTTCCCTCCGGTGAGATCACCGTGGTGCTCCCCTCTCAGGCCCTCCCTGGCGGTCAGCTACCCAGCCATTTCATCCCCGTCTACGCTCAGAGCACCCCTCTACTCTCGCCTCCAGCTTCCTCACACAGTGATAGCTCCACCCCATCACCAATGTCTAGCCCCAATTCCTCCATGAACTCTCCCACACTGATGAACGCTCAGACAACAACCTACCAGCCAACCATCATCAGAGACTCTCCCCAAACGTGTTATGTAACAGCCCCAGTGAACTCTGCCGTTTTATCACCAGCCCCTTCCCCAGTCACCCACCACGGGGATGCAAGGGGTAGTGCAAGCAGTCCAGTAGCCGGTAATCTCGCCCCGATGATGGTTCAAGCTCCTACCCTCGTCACCCTCCCCGCACATACCGTATACCAGCCCCCTCACGCACCCATCACAGAGAACGGTCACCCACAACCCCTCGTACATCACCAAATCCCACGGAAAACCGTTCTGAGAGCTCTCAACGCTAACATCCCAGCTCACCAAGTTTCTGAACACGACTCAATGTGGAGGCCGTGGTAA